In Desulfobacterales bacterium, the following are encoded in one genomic region:
- a CDS encoding DUF4115 domain-containing protein — translation MMKPEKESFSFGYYLQSIRLEKNITLETVAEETRIAISNLILIEKEDVESLPNPVFVKGFLRSYAQAIGANGEEAVRLYEAKLDMKNRFDDTTRISPKFKLSPWRNLILSIVAVVGLIAMSLYGVSYFQHRTTHSDKTETAGPGELAPEAHATDPNTSAAKNKIPSATLTKKVLHIRALEDTWVKIIVDNQEPKEYNLRSGDQLEEEATVGYNLLIGNAIGLELKLDGKPVNISGKAGEVVNIQIP, via the coding sequence ATGATGAAACCTGAGAAAGAATCTTTTTCATTTGGCTACTATCTTCAGTCGATAAGGCTTGAAAAGAATATCACTTTGGAAACAGTTGCCGAAGAGACCCGCATCGCAATCAGTAATTTAATTCTGATTGAAAAAGAAGATGTTGAGTCGCTACCAAATCCGGTTTTTGTGAAGGGGTTTCTGCGCTCTTACGCACAGGCTATAGGAGCTAACGGGGAAGAAGCTGTCAGGCTATACGAGGCCAAGCTGGATATGAAAAACCGTTTTGACGATACCACTCGTATTTCACCCAAATTTAAGCTTTCTCCCTGGCGCAATCTAATATTGTCCATTGTCGCAGTCGTCGGTTTGATTGCTATGTCGTTGTATGGGGTTTCCTATTTTCAGCACCGCACAACGCATTCTGACAAAACTGAAACTGCTGGTCCCGGCGAACTTGCGCCAGAAGCGCATGCCACGGACCCAAATACATCAGCAGCAAAAAACAAAATACCATCTGCGACCCTCACGAAAAAGGTGTTGCACATACGAGCACTTGAGGACACTTGGGTGAAAATCATCGTAGACAATCAGGAACCCAAGGAGTACAATCTGCGCTCCGGAGATCAATTGGAAGAAGAAGCGACTGTGGGTTATAACCTGCTGATCGGAAATGCTATCGGGCTGGAACTGAAATTAGATGGCAAACCTGTCAACATTTCCGGCAAAGCCGGCGAGGTCGTTAATATTCAAATTCCTTAA
- the mgtE gene encoding magnesium transporter — protein MQTDRIKILVDSIKRLLRRGAMSHLSNIVAKTHAADLSVVFRSLSISQQLRLFNLITDVEQKGILFSELDADSFLDLIEEIKIDDIVEVFEHMPNDDVADLLERLPEEKADAILEKMKKDESAEVEDLLQYEKDTAGGIMVTDFIALAEDTTAQEAIEALQKEYSDVEMPFYLYVVDDYAKLVGVSSLRQLVLVRPETPLKAFMTTDVFSVQTDMDQEEVAKIVARYDILAVPVVDDTNRLVGIVTVDDVIDIFRQEATEDILKMAGVGEEFVETKSVLKSTRIRLPWLFASCVGGIIAFFIIGKFEGSLSKITTLAAFIPVIMGMGGNIGTQSSTIVVRGIATGRIDIRDFWSVLLKELAIGVILGVIYGILIGSVAQARYSTVALALAVGLAVISSMSIAALVGSLVPMAFARIHIDPAVATGPFVTTAIDIISVSFYFMIATALLGL, from the coding sequence ATGCAAACCGACCGCATCAAAATATTAGTCGACAGCATAAAACGACTGTTAAGGCGCGGGGCGATGTCACATCTAAGCAATATTGTCGCCAAAACGCATGCGGCGGACCTGTCGGTTGTTTTCCGATCACTGTCGATTTCCCAACAGCTCCGATTATTTAACCTGATCACGGATGTCGAACAAAAAGGTATATTGTTCAGCGAGCTGGATGCCGATTCATTTTTAGATCTTATTGAAGAAATCAAGATAGACGATATCGTTGAAGTTTTTGAGCATATGCCCAACGACGATGTGGCTGATTTGTTGGAGCGCTTGCCGGAAGAAAAGGCCGACGCCATCCTCGAGAAGATGAAAAAAGATGAGTCGGCAGAGGTCGAAGATCTGCTGCAGTATGAAAAGGATACTGCCGGCGGCATTATGGTGACAGATTTTATTGCCCTGGCAGAAGATACGACCGCACAAGAAGCCATTGAGGCTCTACAAAAGGAATATTCTGACGTGGAGATGCCTTTCTATCTCTATGTCGTCGATGATTACGCCAAGCTGGTCGGTGTTAGCTCTTTGCGCCAGCTGGTACTGGTGAGGCCAGAAACACCCCTCAAAGCCTTTATGACCACAGATGTGTTTTCTGTTCAAACCGATATGGATCAGGAGGAGGTCGCCAAAATCGTCGCCCGCTATGACATTTTAGCCGTGCCGGTGGTAGATGATACCAACCGGCTGGTCGGAATCGTTACGGTGGATGACGTTATCGACATTTTTCGTCAAGAGGCGACTGAGGACATTTTAAAGATGGCCGGTGTCGGAGAGGAATTTGTCGAAACCAAGTCGGTTTTAAAAAGTACGCGTATCCGCTTGCCCTGGCTCTTCGCCAGCTGTGTAGGGGGCATCATTGCATTTTTTATCATCGGCAAATTTGAAGGCTCTTTGTCCAAAATTACCACCCTGGCGGCATTTATTCCCGTCATAATGGGCATGGGTGGGAACATCGGTACCCAGTCCTCCACCATCGTCGTTCGCGGTATCGCAACGGGTCGAATCGATATTCGCGATTTTTGGTCGGTCCTGCTCAAGGAATTGGCGATCGGGGTTATTTTAGGTGTTATCTATGGCATACTCATCGGCAGCGTCGCTCAGGCGCGTTACAGCACAGTCGCCTTGGCCCTTGCAGTTGGTTTGGCAGTTATCAGCTCAATGTCGATAGCCGCCCTGGTTGGCTCGTTGGTCCCGATGGCCTTTGCACGAATCCATATCGACCCGGCTGTCGCCACCGGACCTTTTGTCACGACAGCCATTGATATCATTAGCGTTTCGTTTTATTTTATGATTGCCACTGCGCTCTTGGGTCTGTAG
- the recO gene encoding DNA repair protein RecO has translation MSVFSTPAILLRRLDYGDYDLILTFLSLQRGKISLIAKAAKKSTKRFAGVLELFSLVEVVASTGKRRGLPVLQEATLKSPFSTIRSDMTKTAFASYWCELIHSWLEENQEQDQLYYLLKHVLSLLDSNTASAAELSVLFQMRLLYISGHRPNLGHCVRCRKHLESIGSQHVVFDITKGTILCGDCASGSGGRIQLSKGTIKQLMWFENGDLNKASRIRFGAQALKESIQMLEAFVPYILGIQPRSLKFLKEIRK, from the coding sequence ATGTCTGTCTTCTCCACGCCTGCCATCTTGCTTCGTAGACTCGATTACGGGGATTATGATCTGATCCTGACTTTTTTGTCATTGCAGCGGGGAAAAATATCTCTGATTGCGAAGGCTGCCAAGAAAAGCACTAAACGCTTTGCAGGCGTTCTGGAGCTTTTTTCGCTCGTTGAAGTCGTCGCCAGCACAGGCAAACGGCGGGGTCTACCTGTCCTGCAAGAAGCAACCCTTAAGTCTCCCTTTAGCACCATTCGAAGCGATATGACCAAGACCGCGTTTGCCAGCTACTGGTGTGAGTTGATCCACAGCTGGCTCGAAGAAAACCAGGAACAGGATCAGCTTTACTATTTATTGAAACATGTCCTCAGTCTGCTTGACAGCAACACTGCCAGCGCTGCGGAGCTAAGTGTCCTATTTCAAATGCGTCTGCTCTATATTTCTGGGCATCGCCCTAATTTGGGTCATTGTGTCCGTTGCCGCAAACACCTTGAATCGATTGGCTCCCAGCATGTCGTCTTCGATATTACCAAAGGTACTATTCTGTGTGGTGATTGTGCTTCCGGATCTGGTGGTCGCATCCAGCTTTCCAAAGGAACGATTAAACAATTGATGTGGTTTGAAAATGGAGACCTTAATAAAGCCTCCAGGATTCGTTTCGGTGCTCAGGCGCTCAAGGAAAGCATCCAGATGCTTGAGGCATTTGTGCCGTATATTCTGGGGATACAACCGCGCAGTCTTAAGTTTTTGAAAGAAATTAGAAAATAA
- a CDS encoding galactokinase produces the protein MTKNFKRILENQPIEASAPCRVDMGGTLDIRTFYYPLRHLSPCTFNIAMGLRTRVQLMPYHKDRIKISSKGFKSAEFTIDQVPFTHPLGLMFAAGVYFNAKNIHVRIESESPPRSALGGSSAALAALIAALSKLCHQAASTQLLTRPEMAILAQGLEETVAGVPCGFQDQLAAIYGGVNVWEWPQHISSPQFRKKVIVPKRQHKHFEKHLLVAYCGKPHASKDINGRWVRQFLKGQFRGRWADIIACTRQFVSAVADRQYTLAGELLNRETALRQQMTPDVLDKIGKQLARSARTHKCGARFTGAGGGGCIWAMGEIENIDRLRSLWEEILSSENEARLLNVKIDSQGLIVN, from the coding sequence ATGACAAAAAATTTTAAACGCATTCTTGAAAATCAACCCATTGAAGCATCGGCACCCTGCCGAGTTGATATGGGGGGCACTTTGGACATCCGCACTTTTTATTATCCCCTGCGACATTTGTCACCCTGCACCTTCAACATTGCCATGGGACTCAGAACCCGGGTGCAACTGATGCCGTATCATAAAGACCGCATCAAAATTTCTTCCAAAGGCTTTAAAAGCGCGGAATTTACCATCGATCAGGTACCTTTTACGCATCCTCTGGGTCTCATGTTTGCCGCCGGAGTATATTTTAATGCCAAAAATATTCATGTTCGGATCGAATCCGAATCACCCCCGCGAAGTGCGCTGGGCGGCTCATCGGCAGCATTGGCGGCACTGATTGCGGCGCTTTCGAAGTTATGCCACCAGGCGGCTTCAACACAATTACTGACGCGTCCCGAAATGGCGATCCTGGCGCAGGGACTTGAGGAAACGGTTGCCGGAGTACCTTGTGGCTTTCAGGATCAGCTGGCAGCCATATATGGTGGTGTCAATGTCTGGGAATGGCCGCAGCACATCAGCAGCCCGCAATTCCGCAAAAAAGTGATCGTGCCCAAAAGGCAGCATAAACATTTTGAAAAGCACCTGCTGGTGGCCTACTGCGGAAAACCGCATGCGTCCAAGGATATTAACGGCCGTTGGGTCCGGCAATTTCTAAAAGGCCAATTTCGGGGTCGTTGGGCCGACATCATTGCATGTACTCGGCAATTTGTTTCAGCAGTAGCGGATCGACAGTATACTCTGGCCGGCGAATTGCTGAACAGGGAAACTGCATTGCGTCAGCAGATGACGCCTGATGTGCTTGATAAGATTGGTAAACAATTGGCCAGATCCGCTCGAACTCACAAATGTGGGGCCCGATTTACAGGTGCCGGAGGCGGGGGATGTATCTGGGCCATGGGCGAAATTGAAAATATTGACAGATTAAGATCATTGTGGGAAGAGATACTTTCATCTGAAAATGAGGCCCGGCTGCTAAATGTCAAAATTGACTCCCAGGGGCTGATCGTCAATTAA
- the glyQ gene encoding glycine--tRNA ligase subunit alpha yields MYFQDVIAGLNNFWARKGCVMVQPYDLEVGAGTFHHATTLKALGPEPWNVAYVQPSRRPTDGRYGDNPNRLQHYYQYQVLLKPSPFDVQKQYLQSMKALGIDPLDHDIRFVEDDWESPTLGASGLGWEVWLDGMEITQFTYFQMAGSVELHPISVELTYGLERIAMYLQGVDNVYDLQWNADIKYGDVHHQQEVEQSTYNFEKADVPVLFDLFTKYEKEAGRQIENGLVLPAYEYCLKCSHTFNLLDARGAISVTERTGFIGRIRNLARACAEGYLKQRKEMGYPLLKK; encoded by the coding sequence ATGTACTTTCAGGATGTCATTGCAGGACTAAACAATTTCTGGGCCCGCAAGGGCTGTGTGATGGTGCAACCGTATGATCTGGAAGTCGGCGCCGGAACATTTCATCATGCCACGACCTTAAAAGCGCTGGGTCCTGAGCCCTGGAATGTCGCCTATGTCCAGCCATCTCGGCGTCCGACCGACGGTCGTTACGGCGATAATCCCAACCGGCTGCAGCATTACTATCAGTATCAGGTACTTTTGAAGCCGTCGCCCTTTGATGTCCAGAAGCAATACCTTCAGAGCATGAAGGCACTGGGCATCGATCCGCTGGATCATGATATCCGTTTTGTGGAAGATGATTGGGAATCACCCACTTTAGGCGCTTCCGGTCTGGGCTGGGAAGTCTGGCTGGATGGCATGGAGATTACCCAGTTTACCTATTTTCAGATGGCCGGCAGCGTTGAGTTGCATCCGATTTCAGTCGAACTCACCTATGGCTTGGAGAGAATTGCCATGTATCTGCAGGGGGTGGATAATGTCTATGATCTGCAGTGGAATGCAGATATTAAATATGGTGATGTCCATCACCAGCAGGAGGTCGAACAATCCACCTATAATTTTGAAAAAGCCGATGTGCCAGTCTTGTTTGATCTATTTACCAAATACGAAAAGGAAGCCGGACGTCAGATTGAAAACGGGCTGGTTTTGCCGGCTTACGAATACTGCCTGAAATGCTCCCATACATTTAATCTGCTGGATGCCCGCGGTGCGATAAGTGTGACCGAAAGGACCGGTTTTATCGGCCGCATTAGAAACTTAGCCCGCGCGTGTGCAGAAGGGTATTTGAAACAACGCAAAGAAATGGGTTATCCGTTGCTCAAAAAATAA
- the glyS gene encoding glycine--tRNA ligase subunit beta, with protein METLLLEIGTEEIPAGYIKPALKALAGALQKKLTEARISYGDVKIFGSPRRLAVRIEKVAAKQLPLKTEMTGPPVKVGLDDSGKPTMAAKKFAEKAGVKINQLSVKETKKGSYLCAVIRQRGQATRTLLKAILPDIILATPFPKTMRWADLDIAFARPIHSCLALLGSKTIAFKLGNVKANRYTHGHYFMQPGKIKIDSAGDYFKRLKAAQVIVDLAERRKAVEKEINKAAKKVGGRILPDPELVDIVNNLVEYPVAVAGEFDKEFLDLPDEVLITAMREHQKYFAVVNKSKKLLPFFVAVNNTIAKDMKLVTTGHERVLRARLSDAKFFYQGDLEVSNDIRAERLKGVLFQAKLGTMHDKMKRVARIGKFIVKTMDIDLDGEQQDNELKAQVTRAAKLCKADLVSQVVGEFPKLQGVMGRVYAAIAGELPSVSVAIEEHYRPTYSGGPLPDTITGSILSIADKIDTICGCFSAELIPTGASDPYALRRQGIGIIQIMNERGFSFSLRKLIKKSLANFDIKNSADLSASVEKVYTFLRNRIYQLLADQGYAKDAVAAVVDVSIDRVPDLWSRLEALESLKAKPDFEPLAVAFKRVVNILKKSGKGAGTGKINSDLFEHKSEADLFNAYQKVAKSVSDAKQKGLFEKGLLDIATLRGPIDAFFDGVMVLAEDKSIRRNRMALLEHIAALFSQMADFSKLST; from the coding sequence ATGGAAACACTATTGCTTGAGATTGGAACTGAAGAAATTCCTGCCGGATACATTAAGCCGGCCTTGAAGGCCTTGGCGGGTGCGTTGCAGAAAAAATTAACAGAAGCGCGCATCTCCTACGGTGATGTAAAAATATTCGGATCTCCGCGACGACTGGCGGTCCGAATTGAAAAGGTTGCCGCTAAGCAATTGCCGTTGAAAACAGAGATGACCGGGCCACCGGTTAAGGTCGGGCTTGATGATTCCGGCAAACCGACTATGGCCGCCAAAAAATTTGCTGAAAAAGCCGGAGTCAAGATTAATCAGCTGAGCGTCAAAGAGACGAAGAAAGGGTCCTATTTGTGTGCGGTCATTAGGCAACGCGGCCAGGCAACGCGAACCCTGCTTAAAGCGATCCTGCCCGACATCATCCTGGCGACCCCATTTCCGAAAACCATGCGGTGGGCGGATCTCGATATCGCCTTTGCTAGACCGATTCATTCCTGCCTGGCGCTGCTGGGGTCTAAGACCATTGCCTTTAAATTGGGAAATGTAAAGGCTAATCGTTACACTCACGGGCATTACTTTATGCAGCCAGGAAAGATTAAAATAGATTCAGCCGGCGACTATTTTAAACGCTTGAAAGCTGCCCAGGTGATTGTTGATTTGGCTGAGCGCCGCAAAGCGGTTGAAAAAGAGATCAACAAAGCGGCTAAAAAAGTCGGAGGCCGTATTTTACCCGACCCTGAGTTGGTGGACATTGTCAACAACCTGGTGGAATATCCGGTGGCTGTGGCCGGTGAATTCGACAAAGAATTTTTGGATCTTCCCGACGAGGTGCTCATCACTGCTATGCGGGAACACCAAAAATATTTTGCTGTGGTCAACAAATCCAAAAAGCTGCTGCCGTTTTTTGTGGCGGTCAACAATACTATCGCCAAGGACATGAAACTGGTGACCACAGGCCATGAACGCGTGCTGAGGGCGCGTTTGTCCGATGCCAAATTTTTCTATCAGGGGGACTTGGAAGTCTCCAATGACATAAGGGCGGAAAGGCTCAAAGGGGTCTTATTTCAGGCTAAGCTGGGCACCATGCATGACAAAATGAAACGGGTTGCCCGCATTGGTAAATTTATCGTCAAAACGATGGATATCGATCTGGATGGTGAGCAACAGGACAATGAACTCAAAGCGCAAGTGACGCGGGCGGCCAAATTATGTAAAGCGGATCTGGTCAGCCAGGTTGTTGGGGAATTCCCAAAACTGCAGGGTGTCATGGGTAGAGTTTATGCTGCCATTGCCGGTGAACTGCCCAGCGTCTCAGTGGCCATCGAAGAGCACTATCGTCCCACTTACTCTGGCGGCCCTTTGCCAGATACGATTACCGGCAGTATTTTAAGTATTGCGGACAAGATCGATACGATTTGCGGTTGTTTTAGTGCCGAGCTGATTCCTACCGGTGCCTCCGATCCATATGCCCTCAGACGCCAGGGGATTGGCATTATTCAAATTATGAATGAGCGGGGGTTTTCATTTTCGCTCAGAAAGCTGATCAAAAAAAGCCTGGCAAATTTTGACATCAAAAACAGTGCGGATTTAAGCGCAAGTGTTGAAAAAGTATATACGTTTCTGCGAAACCGAATCTATCAATTGCTTGCCGATCAGGGATATGCCAAGGATGCCGTTGCGGCGGTTGTGGATGTATCCATTGATCGTGTGCCTGATTTATGGAGTCGTTTGGAAGCGCTTGAATCACTCAAAGCCAAACCGGATTTTGAGCCGCTGGCGGTGGCGTTTAAAAGGGTGGTCAATATTTTAAAGAAATCGGGCAAGGGCGCAGGAACCGGCAAGATCAACAGTGACCTATTTGAACACAAGAGCGAAGCTGATCTTTTTAATGCCTACCAAAAAGTCGCAAAAAGCGTGTCGGATGCTAAACAAAAAGGTCTGTTTGAGAAAGGGCTACTCGATATTGCGACATTGCGCGGTCCGATTGATGCTTTTTTTGACGGTGTTATGGTCCTGGCAGAAGATAAAAGCATTCGCCGTAATCGCATGGCTCTGCTTGAACATATCGCAGCGCTTTTCAGTCAAATGGCGGACTTCTCAAAACTGTCGACCTGA
- a CDS encoding OmpA family protein: MRKNVVLLILIFVMGVVFISCQAHHAPVVHPQFQPVDLNAQLKSGAYKPKVNNFAVLLDASPSTRDMQSGMTSFEASKAFLYRMNRTIPKMNLNSSLRSFGHWQDGGETTLHYGPTRWQAESFQGALDGVPQGKGRSPVDQAFDLSTNDLNSMQGRTAVILVGDGQYRGVDAEGAAKRLAGQFGSNACIHTVLTGSAGPEDVATMKAIAAVSQCGSFQNAANLDSPQAMANWVESVFLTRSPKKAAPAPAPMDSDGDGVYDNADQCPDTPKGATVDKRGCWVLSGVTFDTSKWEIKSRYYPILNSVVNILQKNPDLKLEIEGHTDNRGAVDYNQRLSENRAKAVMDYLIARGIASNRLSARGYGFDRPAASNATAAGRAENRRVELRPVP; the protein is encoded by the coding sequence ATGAGAAAAAATGTTGTATTGCTGATTCTAATATTCGTGATGGGTGTCGTATTCATCAGTTGTCAGGCCCATCATGCACCAGTGGTCCATCCCCAGTTTCAACCGGTGGATCTCAATGCTCAATTGAAATCCGGTGCTTATAAACCCAAAGTCAATAACTTTGCTGTTCTTTTGGATGCGTCGCCCTCAACCCGGGACATGCAGAGCGGCATGACCAGCTTTGAAGCTTCCAAAGCGTTTCTATACCGCATGAATCGAACCATTCCCAAAATGAATCTAAATTCTTCATTGAGATCGTTCGGTCACTGGCAAGACGGTGGAGAGACCACCCTGCATTATGGCCCTACGCGCTGGCAGGCGGAATCTTTTCAAGGTGCTCTGGATGGCGTCCCCCAGGGCAAAGGACGCAGTCCCGTGGATCAGGCGTTTGATCTTAGCACCAATGATCTGAATAGCATGCAGGGTCGAACAGCAGTGATCCTGGTCGGTGACGGGCAGTACCGCGGTGTCGACGCCGAAGGCGCTGCCAAACGCCTGGCGGGGCAATTTGGCAGCAATGCGTGCATTCACACCGTACTGACTGGTAGTGCCGGACCCGAGGATGTGGCGACCATGAAAGCGATTGCTGCTGTCAGCCAATGCGGTTCGTTTCAAAACGCCGCCAACCTGGATTCACCGCAGGCCATGGCCAACTGGGTGGAGAGCGTTTTTCTGACCAGGTCACCGAAAAAGGCCGCGCCAGCTCCCGCCCCCATGGACAGTGACGGGGATGGCGTCTATGATAATGCGGATCAGTGTCCGGATACCCCCAAAGGTGCCACCGTTGATAAGCGCGGTTGCTGGGTGCTGTCAGGTGTTACCTTCGACACTTCCAAATGGGAAATTAAATCTCGCTACTATCCCATTTTGAACAGTGTGGTAAACATTCTGCAGAAAAACCCGGATCTGAAATTGGAGATCGAAGGACACACCGACAACCGCGGGGCCGTCGATTACAACCAGCGACTATCCGAAAACCGTGCCAAGGCAGTAATGGACTATTTGATCGCCAGAGGCATTGCGTCTAATCGTCTGTCGGCCAGAGGCTATGGTTTTGATCGACCGGCTGCCTCTAATGCCACTGCTGCCGGTCGGGCGGAAAATCGCAGAGTTGAACTGCGACCCGTACCGTAA
- a CDS encoding glycerate kinase, which yields MKIVAAPNAFKGSLTAIEAARAMAKGIAQVLPEAEVVQVPVADGGDGLVDVALEALHGEKRVLKVTGPRGSEVEAEYCYVKTMNLVTVEMALASGLALLPNELQDPTLTTTFGTGELIRAGLDLGAKRIDVGIGGSATNDGGIGMAQALGVRFLDKQGAELPGIGSSLAAIREIDMSGLDPRVKTTLFDAVCDVDNPLCGPKGAAAVYGPQKGASPAQVKELDHGLKNLAQLIKKQLGVDVIDMPGAGAAGGLGAGLHAFLGAKLCKGIDLIFELVDLDKKLKGADLVLTGEGQIDFQTVFGKAPGGVGAAAKARGIPCFAIAGAVGSKLGALHESGIDAVFSLCVGPMTLKDSMENSKHHLTRVTEQAVRAFLAGQN from the coding sequence ATGAAAATCGTTGCAGCGCCAAATGCGTTTAAAGGGTCGCTGACTGCCATTGAGGCCGCGCGTGCCATGGCCAAGGGCATCGCTCAGGTGCTTCCCGAAGCCGAGGTGGTTCAGGTCCCGGTGGCAGACGGCGGAGACGGGCTGGTGGATGTGGCGCTGGAGGCTTTACACGGCGAAAAACGCGTTCTTAAAGTGACCGGTCCGCGCGGCAGTGAAGTAGAAGCGGAATACTGTTATGTGAAAACCATGAATCTGGTGACTGTGGAGATGGCCTTGGCCAGCGGTCTGGCCCTGCTGCCCAATGAGTTGCAGGATCCAACCCTGACGACCACGTTCGGCACCGGTGAATTAATCAGAGCCGGCCTGGACCTGGGCGCAAAACGCATCGATGTGGGGATCGGGGGCAGCGCCACCAATGATGGCGGTATCGGCATGGCCCAGGCGTTAGGCGTTCGTTTTCTGGATAAACAGGGTGCGGAATTACCAGGTATAGGATCCTCTCTGGCAGCCATCCGTGAAATTGATATGTCAGGACTGGACCCCCGTGTTAAAACCACCCTCTTTGATGCGGTTTGCGATGTCGACAATCCGCTCTGCGGACCAAAAGGTGCCGCAGCGGTCTATGGGCCCCAAAAAGGGGCCAGTCCTGCACAGGTCAAAGAGCTCGACCACGGACTGAAAAATCTGGCCCAACTGATTAAAAAACAGCTGGGTGTAGACGTGATCGATATGCCGGGTGCCGGTGCAGCCGGCGGGCTGGGTGCCGGCTTGCATGCCTTTCTTGGCGCTAAGCTCTGCAAAGGGATCGATCTCATCTTTGAACTCGTCGATCTGGATAAAAAACTGAAAGGCGCCGATCTGGTGCTCACCGGGGAAGGACAGATCGACTTTCAAACCGTCTTTGGCAAAGCCCCAGGCGGAGTGGGGGCTGCTGCCAAAGCACGGGGAATACCCTGTTTTGCCATTGCCGGCGCCGTTGGATCGAAGTTAGGAGCGCTGCATGAAAGCGGCATCGATGCCGTGTTTAGTTTGTGTGTCGGCCCGATGACCCTCAAGGATTCAATGGAAAATTCCAAACATCATCTAACACGGGTGACCGAACAGGCGGTCCGCGCATTTTTGGCCGGTCAAAATTAG
- a CDS encoding acetate kinase encodes MKILVLNSGSSSIKYRLFDMNAKTVLASGLIEQIGEPQSRLTHKTRNERGKMDEIVKTETVADHLAGFQLMDNTLRESGALRNTKELAGIGHRVVHGGEAFKKTTLIDKTVIDTIHQLSALAPLHNPANLMGIEVAMQSAPHVPQVAVFDTAFHQSLPEHAYRYAIPHDLYKAHQVRRYGFHGTSHSYVAKQAAKMMNRPLNRLNLITLHLGNGASAAAIKDGKSIDTSMGMTPLEGLIMGTRCGDIDPAIVFYLKRKTGLTRDEVETLLNKNSGLKGICDIIDMREIIQSAQAGDSRAQLAIDMVCYRIKKYIGAYYAVLGRVDALIFTAGIGEKSALIRERACQGLTHLSVEVDPLKNSSPSKNAFEIQTQNSTTKILVIPTNEELEIAQETVVCIQS; translated from the coding sequence ATGAAGATATTGGTGCTCAATTCCGGCAGTTCTTCGATTAAATACCGGCTTTTTGACATGAACGCCAAAACCGTTTTGGCGTCCGGCCTGATAGAGCAGATCGGTGAACCGCAGAGTCGACTGACGCATAAAACCCGTAACGAACGGGGAAAAATGGATGAAATCGTTAAAACAGAAACCGTTGCCGATCATCTGGCCGGATTTCAATTGATGGACAATACGTTGCGCGAATCGGGCGCATTGCGGAACACCAAAGAACTGGCGGGTATCGGCCATCGCGTGGTTCATGGCGGCGAAGCATTTAAAAAGACCACCCTGATTGACAAAACCGTGATCGACACCATCCACCAGCTGAGTGCTTTGGCGCCGTTACACAATCCGGCCAATTTGATGGGTATCGAAGTCGCCATGCAGAGTGCACCGCATGTTCCGCAGGTGGCTGTGTTTGATACGGCCTTTCATCAGTCGCTTCCCGAACATGCCTATCGTTATGCCATACCTCATGATCTCTACAAAGCCCATCAGGTGCGCCGGTACGGCTTCCACGGCACATCTCACAGCTATGTTGCCAAACAGGCTGCAAAAATGATGAACCGGCCGTTGAATAGGTTGAACCTCATCACGCTGCATCTGGGCAATGGTGCAAGCGCGGCCGCCATCAAAGACGGCAAAAGTATTGATACCTCAATGGGTATGACACCTCTGGAGGGGCTAATCATGGGCACCCGCTGCGGTGATATCGATCCGGCCATTGTCTTCTATCTCAAAAGAAAAACCGGGCTGACCCGAGATGAAGTCGAAACCTTGCTCAACAAAAACAGCGGCTTGAAAGGTATCTGCGATATCATTGATATGCGCGAGATCATACAATCAGCTCAAGCGGGTGATTCCCGGGCACAGCTGGCCATCGATATGGTTTGCTACCGCATTAAAAAATATATCGGTGCATACTATGCCGTCCTGGGCCGTGTGGATGCGCTTATTTTTACAGCCGGAATCGGTGAAAAATCGGCGCTGATCCGCGAGCGCGCCTGCCAGGGGCTGACACATCTGAGTGTCGAAGTCGATCCTTTGAAGAACAGCAGCCCCTCCAAAAATGCTTTTGAAATTCAAACCCAAAATAGTACCACCAAGATCCTCGTTATTCCCACCAATGAAGAACTTGAAATTGCCCAAGAGACCGTAGTATGTATCCAAAGCTAA